The DNA window TATTTCGGTCAAAAAAGGGTTTGCGTAAATGTTTGGCGGTTCTTTTTTTAACTTACCGGCAATTTTTTTCAAAATAGATTCGAAAGACAAATTTTCGGAATTTAAACAAAATCGTTCGCCTGAGATTTCACTCTTCATCAATCTTATCATAATTTCGCAAACATCGTGAACATCAACATATCCGCTTATTCCTTTCGTAAAGAATTTTAATCCATCACTTACTTTATGAAATATTTTTGAACTTCCTTTTTCCCAAAATCCGCTTCCTAAAATTATTGATGGATTTACAATTACTGCATTCAAACCTTCTGCAATTCCACGCCACACCTCCAGCTCTGAATGAAATTTGCTAATTGAATATCCGGCATTTTTACTAACCGATTTTCTTTCCGATTTTTCATCTATTAATTCTCCGGGTTCTGCTGATCCGAGGGCTGCGATAGAGCTAACATGGCAAAATTTCTTAACTCCGGTTTCGAGGCTGGCGTTCACTATATTTGAAGTACCCTGAACATTATTTATTATCATTTTTGATTTATCGTCAGACTGGA is part of the Bacteroidota bacterium genome and encodes:
- a CDS encoding NAD-dependent epimerase/dehydratase family protein, whose translation is MVFVTGGTGFLGAHLLYHIISKGEQVRALKRKNSNLDEVKRVFSYHNKENETDLFAKIEWLEGDLLDYNSILECLDGIRYVYHAGAIVSFQSDDKSKMIINNVQGTSNIVNASLETGVKKFCHVSSIAALGSAEPGELIDEKSERKSVSKNAGYSISKFHSELEVWRGIAEGLNAVIVNPSIILGSGFWEKGSSKIFHKVSDGLKFFTKGISGYVDVHDVCEIMIRLMKSEISGERFCLNSENLSFESILKKIAGKLKKEPPNIYANPFLTEIAWRLEFLKKLIFNKTPIISRQSAKSAHSKKYFSNKKIIELLDYNFIPIDNTIKEICKNYRMTES